AATCTTTTTTGGGCTTATAATTAAATTTAAAATCTTTATATATAAAATCTTCCCCATTAAATCTAATTTTTTCGTTTTTATTAAAAAAAGTATCATATAAAGGATAGGTAGTTATTTTAAACATATCATGATTTCCTGAATCAAGAATGAAATTAACATCATTAGCAATAGAACAATATTTTCCTATTGTTAAACTAGAGCTAGAATTCCATTTCCATACCTTCGCTCCGTTATTGTAGCTCTTATCGCCAATTTCAGCTTCCTTAAAATCATCCAAAAATGTGATCCTACGCTGGTTAAATAAATATTCTTCATATTTAACACCTAACAATTTCCATAGAATTTTTCTTATTTTTAGTTTTATAGCATTTCTCATTTCAAAAACTTTTTAAAAATAAATTCTTCTGTTTTATGCATCGATTCAAAAGTTGCACCAGCAATATGTGGTGTTATAATTACATTATAACCTGATTTAGATAATTTCAATAATTCATTAGTATGAATATCAATTTCAAGCTCATTTTCTAACACATCTGTAGCGTATCCTTTAATTTGCTTATTTTTTATTTTAGATATTAATTCAGATTCATCAACAACTGCTCCTCTAGAAGTATTAATTAAAACTGCATTACTTTGTAAACCATTTAACAAATCTGCATTTACATAATGAATATTTTCGGCATTTAAAGGAATGTGTATCGAAATAATATCGGCCCAAGCAAATAATTCTTTAGCTGTTTTAAACTGAATCAAATTAGTTGCATTTTTATTCAGAATATCAAAATAACCAATTTGCATATTAAAAGCTCGAGCATAATGCGCAACTTGCACACCAACGCGCCCTAAACCCAATATTCCAATTTTTTTTTCTGAAAGATTATTTCCTTTAAAAAGATCCCTTCTCCAAAATCCTTGCTGCACATCAGCATAAGCAGCTGGTAAATTGCGCATCAAGGCTAATAATAATGCCCAAGTATGTTCTGCCGTTGCAGGAATAGAATTTAAAAAATCGGTTGCTCCTTTTAACGATATAACTTGTCCATCTACAGATTCAAAATAATCTAAATCAATATGATCTAAACCTGTAGTTGCAGTAAGAATATATTTAAGTTTTGGTGCCTGCCTTAAAACAGATTCAGTAAGCTTAAACCTTAACCGAACAAAAAGCACTTCTGCATCTTTTATAACTTCTATCAATTCTGAAGTTGAAGCAACATTATACGTTTTTACATCTCCTATTTTTTTTAACCCTTCAATAACAAGAGGATTAAAATCTTCATTTTCAGTTATAACTATTTGCATTCTTCCATTCTTCATATATTACTTCGGCAATTTTAAAATCACGTGGTGAATCAATATTTACCAACCAATTTACATCCATCACATACGCCTTTTTATTTTTCACCATAAATGATTTCTGTTTTACAAACGCATCTATTTTTACTGCATAAAAACATCCGTTTCTGTAATACACTGGTTTTAAATCTTGCCGTCTTAAAGTTTCGCCCTCAGAAACATAACTTTGCAAGTAATTATCTTCTAACAAATTATACATTCTGGCTGGATGACAATCATCAAAAGGTACTACACTAATAACACCATCTAAATCATCAGCAGCAAATAACATTTGTATAACTTGATCTAGATCTTTTCCGGTACGCAAAGGCGAGGTGGGTTGCAATAAAACAACAACATCAAACTTTTGGGGTAAACTTTCTAAAATATGAACAACTGCATCAACTACGTTACTAGAATCTTGTGCCAAATTAGCTGGCCTTTTAACAACTTGAACAGCATGTTTTTTTACAACATCAATAATTTCGTCAGAATCGGTAGTTACAACTATTTCAGACACCAAAGATGCTTGCTTAGCACAATCGATGGCATGAACGATTAACGGCTTATTGCCTAACATTTTTATATTTTTATCAGGAACGCCTTTAGAACCACCACGAGCTGGAATAATTGCAAGAACTTTCATGGCTAATAATTAATGGTTTTATGAAATTGTAACGGAACGGTTGCTAATAAATTGGCAATTACAGCACCTGCATTTCCGCCTCCGTAAACGTTTGATGATTCGATTGTTTTTTTATTAATTTGTTGGTTTACGGCTTGCAAAATTTCATCTGTATCATACGTAACATCAATTACATTATATCCTCGATCACGCTTGTTTTGTCTGGAACCTATGTTTACCACCGGAACACCTAAAAAAGCACATTCACGAATGCCAACGCTAGAATTACCTATTAAACATTTACTATTTTTAAGCAAACGTAAAAAATCATCACCAGTCATATTCTTAAAAAAATGCACATGGGTTAAATCATGATGTTCTCTAAAACTTCTGATTCCAGCCGAAGTTCCGTCGGCTCCTGCATCAACATTAGGCCAAAACCACAAAACCGGTAACTTAATATGGGGTAAAATATTTAATGTTTCGTGAATATGTTTGCGCGAATCTTGGTACTCGGTAGTTACCGGATGTTGCATGACTACAACATAACCGTTAGTTAAATCGGGTTGTTCGCCCACGCCGCCATATTTTTCATAAGGATTAAAACCTAACTCCGGATTTTTAAGCACTTCTGCTGCAATATCTATAGATGGGCAACCGGTATTAAAAACAAAATCAGGATTTTCTCCTAATTTTATAACACGTTCACGCGCTGATTCGGACGCTGTAAAATGATAATCTGACAATTTAGTTATGGCATGGCGTACCTTTTCATCAATATTACCGGTAACTTCTCCGCCTTGAATATGCGCTAGCGGAATATTCATGTATGAGGCGGCAATAGCTGTTGCCATAGTTTCAAACCGGTCGGCAACCGTTACCACAATATCTGGTTTTAAATTCTCGAAAACGGTAGAAAGTTCTAAAATTCCAATTCCGGTAGTTTTAGCAGCTGCCGTTAAATTTTCTCCTTCTAAAACATTAAAAACTTTTGCCGCAATTTCAAACCCGTCTTGCAACATGTAATTTACAGCAGATCCGTATCTGTCTAACAAAGCAGATGCGGCAACAATTAATTGCAATTCTAAATCGGGATGTTTTTGTATGGCTTGTAAAACCGTTTTTACTCGGCTGTAAGAGGGCCTTGCAGTTATAACAACGGCTATTTTTCGTTTAGACATATTTTAAGAAAGATTCAATTTTGTTTTGTTTAACTAAATTAACGAAAACATTTCTTGTTTCGTATAAATTCAGTAGATATATCTTACAAAATTATTCTAAATCTTCTTCTTGAATAAAATCCCATTGATTTAAAGGTTTTTGCAATTTTTTACCTAACAACTTTTCAAATTCATGAGCAGGCACCCCGTAACCTTTGGGTTTTTTGGCTTCTAAATCAGCGGCCGTTATTACATGTCCTTTATTTAATTGTTTATTTACAGCTAACGATTTTTCAAAAATCTGTTTTAATTCAGCAAACTGCGTATTATTCGCTTTATTAATGGGGTTTTGTAACGCTGTATAAACTTCGTTTACCGCTGGAACCAACGTAGTAACTTCTGAAATAGTTAAAGATGATTTGGCATCGGGGCCGAACATTTCTCGCGAAAAAACCACATGAAATTCTAAAATCTGTGCACCTAAAGCTACAGCAGCAATATTGGTGCTTATTTTAGCCGAATGATCGGAAAAACCTACTGGAATTTGATAACGATTTGCTAGTTCTTGAATAACATTAAGCCCGTATTGCTCTGGCTGTGTAGGATATGAGGTAGTACATTGCAATACAGAAACAGCAACATTTTTTTGTTTTAAAAAAGCAATGGTTTGATCTAATTCTTGCCACGAACTCATGCCAGATGATAAAATTACAGGTTTCCCGGTTTGGGCAATTTTATCGAGCATCAGCCAATTATTTACCTCGCCAGAACCAATTTTATAGTATTTAACTGCTAATTTTTCTAACCAATCTACAGCCAAATTAGAAAATGGAGAACAAATAAAATCTAATCCAACCGCATCACAATGCGCTTTAATTTCTTGCCATTGTTCAAAAGTAAATTCCATACGTTTCCAATAATCAAAACGCGTAGCATCTTCATAAGAAAATTTTACTCGAAACGGTTCGTGAATCGAGCTTTCTGCTTCGGCAATATGCATCTGAAATTTAATAGCTTGAACTCCGGTTTTAGCCACTGCATCAATGTACGAATGTAAAATTCCTAAGCTGCCATCGTGCGCTTGTCCAATCTCGGCAATTATGTATGGGTAATTCATTATAAATAAATTTGATATGAAGGTACTAAAAATGCTTTCAGTATTAACTAAAAAACAACTAATATAGTCTGATTTAGCTGTTTTTTTATTGTAACTTTATAAATCAGACAACTAAATGTTTTTAACTACTTGACCATGAAATCAGATATAGAAATTGCACGCAATGCATCTTTAAAAAAAATAGATCAAATTGCCGAACAAATTAATTTAGATACCGAAAGTTTAATTCCGTACGGTAAGTACATTGCTAAGGTTCCGCTATCTGAAATAAAACCCGAAAAAATAAACAATTCCAATTTAATTTTAGTTACATCCATTTCTCCTACACGAGCGGGAATTGGTAAAACAACCGTTTCTATTGGTTTGGCGTTGGGCTTAAACAAAATAGGAAAAAAAGCAATTGTTGCCTTACGCGAACCTTCGTTAGGGCCATGTTTTGGTATGAAAGGCGGCGCTGCCGGTGGTGGTTATGCACAAGTTTTACCTATGGAAAATATTAACCTACATTTTACAGGCGATTTTCACGCGATAACATCGGCTCATAACACGTTAAGCGCTTTATTAGATAATTATATTTATCAGAATAAAGCCGAAGCAAACGGCATAAAACAAGTACTTTGGAAACGCGTTTTAGACGTAAACGACAGAAGTTTAAGACAAATAAACACCGGTTTGGGTGGTTTAACCAATGGGATTCCGCAAGAAAATGGTTTTGACATTACTCCGGCCTCTGAGCTTATGGCTATTTTATGTTTAGCTACTGATTTAGATGATTTAAAACGTAGAATAGAAAACATTTTATTAGGTTACCGATATGATGGCACCATGTTTACGGTTAAAGATTTAGGCGTTGCGGGTGCAATTACGGTTTTATTAAAAGATGCTTTGCAGCCTAACTTGGTTCAAACAACCGAAAATACAGCAGCTTTTATTCACGGCGGTCCATTTGCTAATATTGCACACGGTTGTAACTCCGTTTTAGCAACCAAAATGGCGCTTAGTTACGGCGATTATGTAATTACCGAAGCAGGATTTGGTGCCGATTTAGGTGCAGAAAAGTTTTTAAACATTAAGTGCAGAAAAGCCAATTTACAACCTAAACTAACTATTGTTGTAGTTACTGCACAAGGTTTAAAAATGCATGGTGGCGTTCCGGTTGATGATATAAAAAATGAAAATGTTGCTGGACTAAAAGAAGGTTTTAAAAACTTACATAAACATATAACCAACTTAAAACAATTTGGTCAAAGTTTATTGGTTGCATTTAATCAATACGCAACAGATACGGAAGCAGAAATAAAAGCTTTAAAAGATTTTTGCAACGAACAACAAGTGCCTTTTGCAATTAACAACGCGTATACCGAAGGCGGAATTGGAGCAGAAAATTTAGCTTTAAAAGTAGCTGAAACCTTACAAAACAACCCGAGTAAACCTTTGCTATTTACCTATGATTTAGAAGATGATATAGCCACTAAAATAACCAAAATTGTTACTAAAATTTACGGGGCTAAAACCGTCACTTTTGGTACAGAAGCTTTAAAAAAATTAAAACAAATTAAAGCTAATAACTTAGAGCATTTTCCGGTTTGCATTGCTAAAACGCAGTTTTCTTTTTCGGCTGATGCTAAAGCATACGGTGCAGCAAGCGGATTTAATTTAGAAATAACCGATTTGGTAATTAATCGTGGTGCCGAATTTATTGTTGCTTTAGCCGGTGATATTATTAGAATGCCAGGCTTACCAAAATCACCACAAGCTTTACGCATCGATTTAGTTGATGGACAGGTTGATGGGTTAAGCTAATTTGATATCCTAACTAAGTAAGCTAGAGGTTTAGTTAGTTAGGATATTAACTTCGTGACATGTAAGGAAATCGAAATTACATAGATAATTCTTAAGTAGAGAGTCATTTAAACCTTAAAAAAACTAATTAACGAAAAATTAATTAGTAGTGGATAAGGGAAATTTGTGTGAATATTTAAGTTTAATGACACTGTACCAAAAACTGTGTAAGTATAAAATTCCGCTTGGGTTAAAACCGAGCAGAATTTTTTTATATATTTAATATTTACATAGTTATGGAAACAAAAGACCTATTTTCGGATGAGTTTTTCAAACAGTTTAAAACTGGAGATGAACTTCAAAACTTCCTAAAAGACTTACAAAAGCGAGAAATTGAAAAAATGTTATAAGGCGAGCTAGATGCTCACTTAGATTACGATAAGCATGATTCAAGAAAGGGAGATAATACACGTAATGGTTATTCTACCAAAAAGATAAAAACCAGTTACGGAGAAGAAGAAATAAAGGTTCCTAGGGATCGTGATGCTAGTTTTAACCCGATGATTATCCCCAAGCGAAAAAAGCATGTGTAAGAGAAGCAACTAAAAAATGGTCCATGCCTGTGAGAAACTGGGGGATGATTATTGATCAATTCTTAACTCTATATCAAGAAAGGGTTAGACTTTAATTTAAAAACCTAACCCAAGCTTTATTTTTGAACTTACACACTTTAAGAAACAGTGCCCAGAATCCCTAAAGTTCTCGAATGCACTTTTCGTACTTAATAACTATTATTTATTTTTCTTTAAATATTTGCTTAATATACACTTGAAATTATAAGATATGTACAATATTGATATTATATCTTTTGCATTCTAAAAACTATTTGATCACAAGTTTTATTTAATTTAATGCTGTATGGGTTATTATGCAGATGAGATATAATTTGTAATAATAGTAAGTCATTAACCTGTTTAAGTGTATAAAATCTTTTTGTAGAGATATTAAGAATTTTTTTAAAATATTTTTTTAAAAAACTATCTTCAATAGGTTCCCTAAAAACAAGTGCGATTTCTTGTCCTTTATTTAAATTATGAATCTTATAAAACAGCCAAAAATCAATATATTCAGTATATGTAAAAACTTCGACAAAATTAACTTTTAGATGATCATTACTGTGAATATTTCCCCAATTATCACCGTTAACATTAATTATATCGCAATCTCGATTATTATTCTTTTTAATTTGATTCAATCTCCAAACTTCAGACAACTGTAAATGTTGCGATATTTTTTTTGTATAAGATTCTATGAATTTTTTATGCCATTGATGAGCCATAAGCACATTATTTTCATTATAAAAATAAGCATTTATTCCTATTTTTTTTAGTCGTAAAAACACATCTGTGTCTTCTGCTCCATAAAAGTGCATAAACTCATCATACCCCCCTAACCTAACTATATCTTTAGTTTTAAAGAACATCATGCCTGTTGCAGATTCATTAGATAGATTACTAAAATTAATTGGATTAAAAATATTTTTACAATCACTAATTTTAGGCTTTAAATAGGCTACTTGAAAATAAAAAGCTTGATATTCTAATGATAGCTCATAACATTTATCAATGAAATTAGGAGCAAAAATCATATCAACATCGGCAATAAAAATAAATTTAGTATCAACTATATTTTTAATTACATAATTAATAGCTTTTGACTTATTAAAAGGCTGATTTTTAACTTCTAAATAAAAATATTGAAGTTGATTATTATTAGAAATATTTAAAGGTATATCCGAACCATAATCAATAAAAACAATTTTAAAATTTTTATTAATCTGTTTGGTTAATGATTCTAAATGTTTATTTACTCTTTCTAATTCTCGATTTTTAAAAGTGGTTATTATTGTTATCATATATAAATTTCATAAAACAACTATTTATTATAAGTAAAAGTTTTATACTTTATTATTGAATATTGTATTAAGGACCTCTATATTTTTACTTTTAGAAACATATTTGGCTAGCTCTATACTATTTAGTAATTCTTTATTACCTTTTTTATAATTATTAAAAAAGGTAATAACACTTTTTTTATATCATAAACTTTATCTAATTCTGCTGAATATGGATAATCATTTCCAAGTACTCTATTTACTTCAGATACTTTAGGGGTTAAAGCAATTATAGTACTATTACAAAAAGCAATGTCTGCAACTTTACCAGGTAAAAAAGGACTGTAATCAGCTATGGCTTCAATAACTAAATTAGCATCCGCTTGTTTAGTTAATTCAATACTTTTTTTATATGTTACTCTTTGCTCATTAAAAATTATATTTGAAATATTAGTTTCTTCAATTAATTTTTTATGAGCTTTATTAAAAGTGCCAAAAAAAGTAAATTGCACATTATTTTTAAAATCAACAACTTCGTTGTTTAATTCATTAATAGCTTGGATTAAATACATAGGATTTCGAGGTCCTAATAAATTACCTGCATGAATAATATTTATTTTATTCTTTGGTAATTTCACAATATCATCTGTTTCTTGCCCCTGTAATCCAATCAAATCAGTCCCGATATGGGGAAGTACTACACCTTTACTATAAATCGATGAATATGATTTTGCTAAATCATTTAACAGCAGCTTTGATGGTAAGGTTATTTTATATGCACCTTTCAATACTTTGTTAAAATTTATTTGTTGATGCAGATAAAAAATATGCTTTTTTTTCTTATAAGGCTTGGGATAAAGGTGCATTGGGTAGGGATCATGAATATTAACCACATAAGGGATCTTAATTTTATTAGAAGGAAAAATAAAATAAGGTAAAAAAGAACTTCCAGAGCCTAAAAGATAAATAAAATCATATTTAAAATCATTTACATGCTTAAAAATTTCAGTTTTGTATGCAGAAATAATGTCATGTTCATTTTTGGAATAGCCTTTAGAATAATTATAAAAATTTTTAATTTTGGGTATATTATCCCAAAAATATCTTTTAGACTTTATTGGGGTAATTTTAGTAATCTTAACGTTATTTGGAAGCCATGTAATAGGATAATTAAAATTATCAATAGTTATTACATCAATTTTATTTGCAACTTCAGCAAGGGTATTAATTATTTTACTTCTGCCAATTCCTGCAGAGCTGTTATTAATTCTAAGGTCCTCACAAACAACTAAAATATTTCTCATTCTTATTAATTTCTAATAATTTACTTACAATTCTTTCTCCTGCTTTCCCATCCCATTTTTCAGGAATCGCACCCTTTTTCCATTGTCCGTCAAACAATTTTTGTAAATAAGGCATTAAACTTTCAGGGGTTGTACCTATAAGTTCATTAGTACCTATTGTAATAGTTTCAGGTCGTTCAGTATTATCACGAAGTGTCAAACAAGGCACTCCCATATAGGTCGTTTCTTCTGTTACACCACCAGAATCAGTTATAACGGCAAAAGCATGCTGAGCAAGATAATTAAATTGTAAGTAGCCCTGTGGCTCAACAAAAAACAGGCGATTTGACTCTATATTTAAAGTGTGTATTATTTGTTTTGTTCGCG
This genomic window from Flavobacterium agricola contains:
- a CDS encoding CatB-related O-acetyltransferase; this encodes MRNAIKLKIRKILWKLLGVKYEEYLFNQRRITFLDDFKEAEIGDKSYNNGAKVWKWNSSSSLTIGKYCSIANDVNFILDSGNHDMFKITTYPLYDTFFNKNEKIRFNGEDFIYKDFKFNYKPKKDSIKIKNEVWIGAGVTILPGVTIGNGAVVLAGAVVSKSVDDYSVVAGVPAVHVKYRFSETIRKKMLLIAWWDWDEAKIRENVDDFNIEIEEFVKKYT
- a CDS encoding NAD(P)-dependent oxidoreductase, with the protein product MKNGRMQIVITENEDFNPLVIEGLKKIGDVKTYNVASTSELIEVIKDAEVLFVRLRFKLTESVLRQAPKLKYILTATTGLDHIDLDYFESVDGQVISLKGATDFLNSIPATAEHTWALLLALMRNLPAAYADVQQGFWRRDLFKGNNLSEKKIGILGLGRVGVQVAHYARAFNMQIGYFDILNKNATNLIQFKTAKELFAWADIISIHIPLNAENIHYVNADLLNGLQSNAVLINTSRGAVVDESELISKIKNKQIKGYATDVLENELEIDIHTNELLKLSKSGYNVIITPHIAGATFESMHKTEEFIFKKFLK
- a CDS encoding acylneuraminate cytidylyltransferase family protein — encoded protein: MKVLAIIPARGGSKGVPDKNIKMLGNKPLIVHAIDCAKQASLVSEIVVTTDSDEIIDVVKKHAVQVVKRPANLAQDSSNVVDAVVHILESLPQKFDVVVLLQPTSPLRTGKDLDQVIQMLFAADDLDGVISVVPFDDCHPARMYNLLEDNYLQSYVSEGETLRRQDLKPVYYRNGCFYAVKIDAFVKQKSFMVKNKKAYVMDVNWLVNIDSPRDFKIAEVIYEEWKNANSYN
- the neuC gene encoding UDP-N-acetylglucosamine 2-epimerase, which gives rise to MSKRKIAVVITARPSYSRVKTVLQAIQKHPDLELQLIVAASALLDRYGSAVNYMLQDGFEIAAKVFNVLEGENLTAAAKTTGIGILELSTVFENLKPDIVVTVADRFETMATAIAASYMNIPLAHIQGGEVTGNIDEKVRHAITKLSDYHFTASESARERVIKLGENPDFVFNTGCPSIDIAAEVLKNPELGFNPYEKYGGVGEQPDLTNGYVVVMQHPVTTEYQDSRKHIHETLNILPHIKLPVLWFWPNVDAGADGTSAGIRSFREHHDLTHVHFFKNMTGDDFLRLLKNSKCLIGNSSVGIRECAFLGVPVVNIGSRQNKRDRGYNVIDVTYDTDEILQAVNQQINKKTIESSNVYGGGNAGAVIANLLATVPLQFHKTINY
- a CDS encoding N-acetylneuraminate synthase family protein; this translates as MNYPYIIAEIGQAHDGSLGILHSYIDAVAKTGVQAIKFQMHIAEAESSIHEPFRVKFSYEDATRFDYWKRMEFTFEQWQEIKAHCDAVGLDFICSPFSNLAVDWLEKLAVKYYKIGSGEVNNWLMLDKIAQTGKPVILSSGMSSWQELDQTIAFLKQKNVAVSVLQCTTSYPTQPEQYGLNVIQELANRYQIPVGFSDHSAKISTNIAAVALGAQILEFHVVFSREMFGPDAKSSLTISEVTTLVPAVNEVYTALQNPINKANNTQFAELKQIFEKSLAVNKQLNKGHVITAADLEAKKPKGYGVPAHEFEKLLGKKLQKPLNQWDFIQEEDLE
- a CDS encoding formate--tetrahydrofolate ligase, encoding MKSDIEIARNASLKKIDQIAEQINLDTESLIPYGKYIAKVPLSEIKPEKINNSNLILVTSISPTRAGIGKTTVSIGLALGLNKIGKKAIVALREPSLGPCFGMKGGAAGGGYAQVLPMENINLHFTGDFHAITSAHNTLSALLDNYIYQNKAEANGIKQVLWKRVLDVNDRSLRQINTGLGGLTNGIPQENGFDITPASELMAILCLATDLDDLKRRIENILLGYRYDGTMFTVKDLGVAGAITVLLKDALQPNLVQTTENTAAFIHGGPFANIAHGCNSVLATKMALSYGDYVITEAGFGADLGAEKFLNIKCRKANLQPKLTIVVVTAQGLKMHGGVPVDDIKNENVAGLKEGFKNLHKHITNLKQFGQSLLVAFNQYATDTEAEIKALKDFCNEQQVPFAINNAYTEGGIGAENLALKVAETLQNNPSKPLLFTYDLEDDIATKITKIVTKIYGAKTVTFGTEALKKLKQIKANNLEHFPVCIAKTQFSFSADAKAYGAASGFNLEITDLVINRGAEFIVALAGDIIRMPGLPKSPQALRIDLVDGQVDGLS
- a CDS encoding glycosyltransferase family 2 protein is translated as MITIITTFKNRELERVNKHLESLTKQINKNFKIVFIDYGSDIPLNISNNNQLQYFYLEVKNQPFNKSKAINYVIKNIVDTKFIFIADVDMIFAPNFIDKCYELSLEYQAFYFQVAYLKPKISDCKNIFNPINFSNLSNESATGMMFFKTKDIVRLGGYDEFMHFYGAEDTDVFLRLKKIGINAYFYNENNVLMAHQWHKKFIESYTKKISQHLQLSEVWRLNQIKKNNNRDCDIINVNGDNWGNIHSNDHLKVNFVEVFTYTEYIDFWLFYKIHNLNKGQEIALVFREPIEDSFLKKYFKKILNISTKRFYTLKQVNDLLLLQIISHLHNNPYSIKLNKTCDQIVFRMQKI
- a CDS encoding glycosyltransferase family protein is translated as MRNILVVCEDLRINNSSAGIGRSKIINTLAEVANKIDVITIDNFNYPITWLPNNVKITKITPIKSKRYFWDNIPKIKNFYNYSKGYSKNEHDIISAYKTEIFKHVNDFKYDFIYLLGSGSSFLPYFIFPSNKIKIPYVVNIHDPYPMHLYPKPYKKKKHIFYLHQQINFNKVLKGAYKITLPSKLLLNDLAKSYSSIYSKGVVLPHIGTDLIGLQGQETDDIVKLPKNKINIIHAGNLLGPRNPMYLIQAINELNNEVVDFKNNVQFTFFGTFNKAHKKLIEETNISNIIFNEQRVTYKKSIELTKQADANLVIEAIADYSPFLPGKVADIAFCNSTIIALTPKVSEVNRVLGNDYPYSAELDKVYDIKKVLLPFLIIIKKVIKNY